CCGCTGTTCTTTGCCAATGCCGATGACTTCGCGAGCAGGTGCGAAGCGGCAATTGAATCGGCGGCGCCAAAGCCGCGCTGGCTCCTGCTGAATATGGAGGCCAATGTGGAGGTCGACATCACAGGGCTGGATGCCCTGGAGCGAGTGCGCAATCACTGCGAGAACTCCGGCATTCGCTTGTGCCTGGTGCGGGTGACGTCAGAGATCGAGGCAGAACTGATGCTGCATGGGGTCGGCGGGCGCATTGGTCGGGAGCACATGTTCCCGACCCTGCCAACGGCAGTTGCCGCCTTTGAAAGCGAAGAAGGAGCTTAGGCGCCGTTCACTGCCAGCGGGCCCTGAACTTCCAGAAGAGCCTGGACCTCAGTGGCCCGATAGCGGCGGTGTCCGCCGAGGGTGCGGATGCTGGTCAACTTGCCAGCCTTCGCCCATCGGGTCACCGTCTTGGGATCGACCCGAAAGAGGGCTGCGACCTCTGATGGAGTGAGCAGTTGCTCGATATCCGCTCCGCGACCAGTCACGAGAACCTCCTGTCGGCCCGGCAAAGTGCCTGACGTGGGACGTACTGTGACATTCGCCACGCACCTCGGCAAGCACTTTGGGAGGATTTATTCGGTAAATATTCATCACGTGGCACTTTCTGCGCCATTCGTGAGGGAATCGTCCACAAAACAGAACCCATTGCATCTGACCACGGCTGCGAACAGGTACGCTACTCACCGCAGCAGGGGAAGCATCCCGCTGCACTTTTTCCGTCCAATGAGCCGGGGCAGATCCCGGATGAGGGGGTCGAGCCATGGGGCGCGGCCGAGCTAAGGCTAAGCAAACGAAGGTTGCCCGTGCCCTGAAATATGGGGGCCCGCAGACCGATTTTGACCGTCTCCAGGCTGAACTTGCCGGAGGCGAGGTGACGGCTGCCTATGTCGCCGAGATCACCGTAGAAGAAGTCGAAGAGGACCAGGACGAAGACCCCTACGCGAAGTACTACGAACAGGACGACGAAGACGAGGCTGACGAGCGCTGATCAGCGCCGGTAGGACCCTCGCAGCGTCACTGCACCACCCTTGCCGCCCTTGGCTTCAGCATCGCCTTGCTCTGCGTCCTGGCGAACCCGCACTTCACCACAGACCCAGGCGGTCAGGCCGCGTGAGTGCAGCAGGGCAAGTGCCGCGTCGACTTCATCAGGGCTCACAATCGCGACCATGCCAACGCCCATGTTGAAGGTGCGCTCAGCTTCAAGTTGCGCGACATTGCCTGTGCGCTGAATCAGCTCGAAGATTGCAAGCGGCTGCCAGCTGGGTCGTTGGATGTCAGCTGCAAGATCGATGGGCAGTACGCGAGCGATGTTTGCCGCGAGACCGCCACCGGTGACATGGCTGAAGGCGTGCACCTGAACACTCTTCATCAAGGCAAGGCAGTCCAGGGCGTACACGGCCGTCGGCTCGAGCATCTCCTCGCCGACAGTGCGGCCAAGTTCAGCAATGTGCGCGTGCAGGCCAGGCCCAGAATCACCGAGCAGCACGTAGCGCGCAAGCGAATAGCCGTTGGAGTGCAAGCCCGAAGCGCCAAGAGCGATGACGACATCGCCAGCAAGCACGCGATGCGGTCCAAGCAGCTCATCGGCTTCAACGACTCCGGTACCGGCGCCTGCAACGTCGTACTCGTCAGGGGCCATCAGCCCCGGATGCTCAGCAGTCTCGCCACCAAGCAAGGCACATCCGGCCAGCTGACAGCCGCGAGCGATACCCGAGACGACTGCAGCAATGCGCTCTGGTTGCACGGACCCGGTGGCGATGTAGTCCGTCATGAACAGCGGCTCAGCG
This window of the Actinomycetota bacterium genome carries:
- a CDS encoding BldC family transcriptional regulator; this encodes MTGRGADIEQLLTPSEVAALFRVDPKTVTRWAKAGKLTSIRTLGGHRRYRATEVQALLEVQGPLAVNGA
- a CDS encoding DUF3073 domain-containing protein; this translates as MGRGRAKAKQTKVARALKYGGPQTDFDRLQAELAGGEVTAAYVAEITVEEVEEDQDEDPYAKYYEQDDEDEADER
- the purM gene encoding phosphoribosylformylglycinamidine cyclo-ligase, with product MTGASYAAAGVDVEAGDRAVELMRASVSAAQRPETFGDFGGFAGLFDASALIKYRKPLLATSTDGVGTKIAVARAMGIHNTIGIDLVAMVVDDLVVCGAEPLFMTDYIATGSVQPERIAAVVSGIARGCQLAGCALLGGETAEHPGLMAPDEYDVAGAGTGVVEADELLGPHRVLAGDVVIALGASGLHSNGYSLARYVLLGDSGPGLHAHIAELGRTVGEEMLEPTAVYALDCLALMKSVQVHAFSHVTGGGLAANIARVLPIDLAADIQRPSWQPLAIFELIQRTGNVAQLEAERTFNMGVGMVAIVSPDEVDAALALLHSRGLTAWVCGEVRVRQDAEQGDAEAKGGKGGAVTLRGSYRR